The sequence TCTGCgcatggtgatggtgaacAAGATGCAGAAGTACATCAAGAGGATGGGCCAGAAGACGGGGATGTCGAAGGCGCTGCTGGTTGTGCAGAACAGGGAAATCAGGATGGCTTGAGTGGCGGACAACCAGAACTTGAACTCGGGCAGACGACGGATGAAAGGACGgaactcgtcgtcgccggATTGAGCGTTGAGCGAGCTTCCAAAGACGCCGCTCATGAGGCCTCCTGCGGCTGGTGCGGCTGTATTGGTATTCGGTCTAGATGCCGAAGTGGGCAGGCCCGGCTCGCCCTCCTCGACATCTTGTTCGGCCAGATCGGCTTCGTAGCTAGGATCGAACTTGGGTGtcaagaaggcgaggaagaggttgAGCAGGTAGATGAAGAGCGCATAGCAGACAATGTACCATCCTTGCGACAGGACGATGCGAAGCATAAAGATGAACAGCAGCGCGGCAGAGGCTCCCCATCGATGCAATGGGTACGGGGTGGTGCTATCAAGCAAAGACTGGTATCGTTGTTGGAGCCGGTTGGTGTGTGCGAGGAACTGCTCGATCTGTGGTGGCGCTGAGCTTCCGAGCGCATCATCTGGATTGTCGGCTCGCATCATACTTGCAC is a genomic window of Mycosarcoma maydis chromosome 10, whole genome shotgun sequence containing:
- a CDS encoding protein retrieval receptor (related to RER1 protein), with amino-acid sequence MMRADNPDDALGSSAPPQIEQFLAHTNRLQQRYQSLLDSTTPYPLHRWGASAALLFIFMLRIVLSQGWYIVCYALFIYLLNLFLAFLTPKFDPSYEADLAEQDVEEGEPGLPTSASRPNTNTAAPAAGGLMSGVFGSSLNAQSGDDEFRPFIRRLPEFKFWLSATQAILISLFCTTSSAFDIPVFWPILLMYFCILFTITMRRQIKHMIRHKYVPFDLGRKTVYGRK